CAAAAACATAATCGAAAAGGATTTGCTTAAAAAGTTTCTCAATCTCTATTCTACTCGCATTACAATAACGATGAACGATTTTACCAATTTCTTCATAACTGCTATCATACTTAAAACTTTCTCCGGCTGTTTCAGGTGATTTATTCATCAACTGACAAAAATCCTCCTGCAAGAATTTATCTCCATTTCTACGATCAAATCTTTTGGAAATATAAGCATACTCTCCATCCGAAAATTTGATCAAACCATTTTCTGCGGTATTTATCTGAAAAACCTGTCTTGCAATTTGCATTGTCAGATGTTCATTGGCAGGAACATCATTGTTCAATTCTGGAACTCGGTTTATGGGAACAGGCTTCAGAATGTAAGTTCCTTCTTTGCCGGTCGGTTCCAATTTATCGTCTTTTATCTTCAAAGAAATTTTATCCTGAACACCGGAAATGGAAAATTTATCAGCAAAATTTCTCCTGATTTTGATAAATTCGTTTTTATCGAAATCGAGAACTGTTTTTACTCTTTTATCTCCATTCCACAATTTCTTGATGCAAGCAGGACAATATCCCTTAAGAGAAATCGATTTCAAACATCCAAGACAGACTTTCATTTTACTTCCTTGATAGTAATTCCACCGATAGTATCTGAATTCGTTGTTTTCAAAAGTCTTGTGAAATGATCGTTCTCATCAATTTTGAGTTTTTGACATTGGATCTCTTTGGTCATTCCTTCAGCTAATAATCCATAGAAAAAAGAGAAAAGTTTTCGGGATTTATATTCTCTCTTTTTTTTGGGAAGCGTCAAACTTATTGCTTTTTTGTTGTGGTCAGAGTAATATTTCTCATCATATCTGAAAACATATTCATCGCCTTTTTTCTCGATTTCTCCTGCCAGAATCCCATTATTAAACACACAACCTTTTTGTGACATTATCAGATTCCTTTTGGTTTTATCTGAAGTTCTAATCCTAATATATCCAGTATTTTAATTAAAGTCTGAAAAGTCGGATTTCCTTTTCCGGATTCAATATCACTCAAAGTATGATGAGCTATTCCCGAAATTTCACTAATAGATTTCTGGTCGATATTCAGATTTTTCCTACGCTTTTTTATAATCTTTCCCAATTCTTTTTTATCCATTTTTCCACCATTTTCATTTAACTGAAAATCAAGGGCAAAATTGAATTTCATTACACATTAAGCAAGCATTATTTTCGTTTAAATGAAAAAAGAAGTCACTTTTACGAATGATTAGTCTTTTTTTGTTTTGAGTCGTCGTCGCTGCACTACTTACGACTCGAATATTCTAATTAATCTACATTCCATTTCTCATCGATTTCTTTCAGATAATCCTGTGCCGGTTTGAAACCGAGTTGAGCTGCTTTTTTTGTGTATTCCAGGTCTTTATCGGATTTTCCTAAATTCCCGTAAGCTATTCCTAAATTATAATATACTTTAGCATCATTCGGATTGATATCGATGGCTTTCAAATAGCTCTGAACAGCCATTTCATCATTCCCGAGATTTCCATAAGAAACTCCCAGATTATAATAAATACCAGCATTATTAGGACTCAGGAAAATCGCTTTCAAATAACTATCTATAGCTTTCTGATCTTCTCCGATATCATCATAAGCAACTCCGAGATTAAAATGAATATCCGAATTATGGGGATCAATCTCGATCGCTTTTTTGAAGCTTTCAATCGCTTTTTCATAATTCTGCATCTTGCGATAAGTAAATCCCATATTAAAATAGGCACTGGCAGAACCGGGATTAATATCTACTGCTTTGAGGAAACTCTCGATGGCAGTATTATAATTGAACATTTTCATATAAGTTATCCCGAGATTATTATAGGCAATAGCATTTTGAGGTTTATATTTTAGTGCTTCATAAAAACAATCTATAGCTTTTTCATAATTTGCTTTCTTCATATAAGCAATTCCCAGATTGTTATGGGAATTGGGAAATTCCGGATTTATTTCCAGAGCTGTTTTGAAATACTCTATTGCCGAATCATACTTGAAATCTTTTAACAAGATTACTCCAATCTGATTATAAGCAAAGAAATTATCAGGGTCCAGGATCAGCGCATCTTCATAATACGATATCGATTTATTGGGAAGCGTTGTGACCGTACTTTCTTTGATCTCAGAAGGCTCAATATTCTCGATATCGATAGTTTCATCATAATCACCGCTGTAAACATTTGCCCAGCTTTTGCTCCTGAATTCCTGATCATAACCGAATTCCTCTTTCATCGGTTTTTTTAAAAATTTACTGATCTTACTCTCCAGTTCTTCCAATTCATAGGATATACTTCCCTTCAAAAACCATTCTTCAGCAGTTAATTGTCCGCTGAGTTTTTTATATTTATATAAGAGAAGAGCTTTAGAATCCTCATCCTCGATAGCTGAAATATCGGATTTAAGAGTTTCGATCTGGGAAAGAAGATCTTTTGATTCGAAGTATGCTTGCTCCAGTTCCATCTTTTTTGGGGGATCATTGATGATATCGCTGATCAAATCCAAAATATCATCTTCATAAATTTTTATCTCTGCTTTTAAAGACAAAACTTTTTCATCCCATTTATCGATCAGGATCTTGGCAAAACAGAAATCAGATAAGATATAAGCCAGCTGTTTGGAAGTGAGGTTTTTTAATTCTTGAGGAACATTTTCGTATTCTTTATGAATATTATATTGGAGATTGATCCCGCCGTCTTCCAGAAGCAGGTTCTTTAAATGTTCAAGGGCTATGATCCGTACTTCTTTTTCTTCCTCGAAATCAGCTGCTGTATATTCAAATTCTTTAATGATCGTCAAAGCATAGATTGAGGAAATTATCAAAAGAAAGGTTATTATAAAAAAGTTTTTTTTCATGAATACTCCCTTCTAAACTTGCCAAATTTTTTTAAAATTTGGCAAGTTTAAACCAGTTCAATTATTCCAACCATTCCGAAGGTCAAGTAATCTCCTGCGGAGATTTAGAAAGATTTCCTCCGTTAGAAACCATTCGGAAGGTTTTTGCTAATCCGCCTTCTCATTCAGAAGTTTCAGATATTCTTTGATCAACTCCTGATACTCCTTGGGAAAGGATTTATAATCGTCGTCCAAAAGTGCTTTCTTCCTCATTTTGTCAAATTTTAATTTTATCTCTTCCGGGAGTTCCCAATTCTCGATTTCACTGATCTCTGCTTTTCTCTTTTTTGTGAATTCTCTTTTATGAATTGACTTTTGGGCATCGAGTAGCCTGGAAAGTATTCGTTCCTGTTTATCGATCAGGCTACTATCGATCTTATTGTTTTTCAGGTTGCGGGAAATGCTATCCATATCTTCGATGATCTTATTCAGGGTGGAAGTCTGTTTCTGGGCTTCCGGATTATTCTGCAGCATCCTTTTCAAATTCTCTGCCAAACGCTGTTGATCTGCTGCCAGACGATCTGCAGTTTGTCTCATTTCATAAGTCATTTTTCCGTCCTGACCTAATTGCTGCATCAGTTCTTCGGTCATCATATTCAGCATCAGCTGCTGTTCTCCCATTTGCTGCAAACCTTGCATCAGTTGCGAAGATGGTCAGCCGCCACCCGAAGTATTCTGCTGCATATTCTGCTGAGCCTGCATCAGATCATAGATCATCAGGTTGATCCCTTTCTGGATACCGCTCAAATATGATCTGACCTTATGTTTCCCGGCATCATTAATATGCTGGAACAATTCCTGATAAGTTTTGGATGTAAAATTCGCATCATAAACGAACTTCGGACCAAGGTAGAGAACGATCATCGGAGTGCTGTAAAGTTCTTTCAGGGAAAGATTCATCCCTTCGAAATTTGATAATTGTTTGGGAACTATCTGGAAAGGATCATTCGC
The Candidatus Cloacimonadota bacterium genome window above contains:
- a CDS encoding type II toxin-antitoxin system HipA family toxin; translation: MKVCLGCLKSISLKGYCPACIKKLWNGDKRVKTVLDFDKNEFIKIRRNFADKFSISGVQDKISLKIKDDKLEPTGKEGTYILKPVPINRVPELNNDVPANEHLTMQIARQVFQINTAENGLIKFSDGEYAYISKRFDRRNGDKFLQEDFCQLMNKSPETAGESFKYDSSYEEIGKIVHRYCNASRIEIEKLFKQILFDYVFANGDAHLKNFSLIESDYGDFVLSPAYDLINTAVHFPKESRMALDLFTDYETESYRINGFYKRIDFFKLAEFFMIKKMREERFLDEYVMKKEKVYHLIKVSFLSEEAKKRYLELFDDRVKAVSD
- a CDS encoding phosphatidylinositol kinase, with translation MSQKGCVFNNGILAGEIEKKGDEYVFRYDEKYYSDHNKKAISLTLPKKKREYKSRKLFSFFYGLLAEGMTKEIQCQKLKIDENDHFTRLLKTTNSDTIGGITIKEVK
- a CDS encoding transcriptional regulator translates to MDKKELGKIIKKRRKNLNIDQKSISEISGIAHHTLSDIESGKGNPTFQTLIKILDILGLELQIKPKGI
- a CDS encoding tetratricopeptide repeat protein — translated: MKKNFFIITFLLIISSIYALTIIKEFEYTAADFEEEKEVRIIALEHLKNLLLEDGGINLQYNIHKEYENVPQELKNLTSKQLAYILSDFCFAKILIDKWDEKVLSLKAEIKIYEDDILDLISDIINDPPKKMELEQAYFESKDLLSQIETLKSDISAIEDEDSKALLLYKYKKLSGQLTAEEWFLKGSISYELEELESKISKFLKKPMKEEFGYDQEFRSKSWANVYSGDYDETIDIENIEPSEIKESTVTTLPNKSISYYEDALILDPDNFFAYNQIGVILLKDFKYDSAIEYFKTALEINPEFPNSHNNLGIAYMKKANYEKAIDCFYEALKYKPQNAIAYNNLGITYMKMFNYNTAIESFLKAVDINPGSASAYFNMGFTYRKMQNYEKAIESFKKAIEIDPHNSDIHFNLGVAYDDIGEDQKAIDSYLKAIFLSPNNAGIYYNLGVSYGNLGNDEMAVQSYLKAIDINPNDAKVYYNLGIAYGNLGKSDKDLEYTKKAAQLGFKPAQDYLKEIDEKWNVD